From a single Streptomyces liliifuscus genomic region:
- a CDS encoding carbohydrate ABC transporter permease — protein sequence MTQVLDKPVELGAPPVTPAERTARRKALLEWIAVHALGVAAALFFVLPFVFVVLTSLMSDNQTLTRDLIPDTWEWGNYTKVFDTPGFLTWWKNTLLYAGAGTVLTVVSSIPVAYALAKFRFRGRNLSLMLVISMMMLPPQVIIIPMYLFWAKQLDLSGTLWPLIIPMAFGDAFSIFLLRQFLMTIPNEYIDAAKVDGCGDFRTLLKVVLPMAKPGIAAVALFQFFYAWNDYFGPQIYASENPGAWTLSYGLESFKGAHHTDWNLTMAATVLVMAPVILVFFFAQKAFVEGVTLTGVKG from the coding sequence ATGACCCAAGTACTCGACAAGCCCGTGGAGTTGGGGGCACCGCCGGTCACACCCGCCGAGCGGACCGCCCGCCGCAAGGCGCTCCTCGAATGGATCGCCGTGCACGCGCTCGGCGTCGCGGCCGCGCTGTTCTTCGTGCTGCCCTTCGTGTTCGTCGTCCTCACCTCCCTGATGAGCGACAACCAGACCCTCACCAGGGATCTGATCCCGGACACCTGGGAGTGGGGCAACTACACGAAGGTCTTCGACACGCCCGGCTTCCTCACCTGGTGGAAGAACACCCTTCTGTACGCGGGTGCCGGCACCGTCCTGACCGTCGTGTCCAGCATTCCGGTGGCGTACGCGCTCGCCAAGTTCCGCTTCCGTGGCCGGAACCTGTCGTTGATGCTGGTCATCTCCATGATGATGCTGCCGCCGCAGGTCATCATCATCCCGATGTACCTGTTCTGGGCGAAGCAGCTGGATCTGTCGGGCACCCTGTGGCCGCTGATCATCCCGATGGCGTTCGGGGACGCGTTCTCGATCTTCCTGCTGCGGCAGTTCCTGATGACGATCCCGAACGAGTACATCGACGCGGCGAAGGTCGACGGCTGCGGGGACTTCAGGACCCTGCTGAAGGTCGTCCTGCCGATGGCCAAGCCCGGCATCGCCGCCGTCGCGCTCTTCCAGTTCTTCTACGCCTGGAACGACTACTTCGGACCACAGATCTACGCGTCCGAGAATCCCGGCGCCTGGACCCTGAGCTACGGCCTGGAGTCCTTCAAGGGCGCGCACCACACCGACTGGAATCTGACGATGGCCGCGACCGTCCTGGTCATGGCCCCCGTGATCCTCGTGTTCTTCTTCGCGCAGAAGGCGTTCGTCGAGGGCGTCACGCTCACCGGAGTGAAGGGCTGA
- a CDS encoding carbohydrate ABC transporter permease, translating into MSTLTLRAKRRRSALRTAAFMSPWLIGFSVFFAYPLISTVYFSFMKYDGFGVPEFRGLENWNYVFNDYPMFWPALRNTLWLVLVMVTLRVAFGLGIGLLITKIKTGTGVFRTLFYLPYLAPPVAATLAFVFLLNPGTGPVNSVLGDLGLPTPGWFTDAAWSKPALTMLALWGVGDLMVIFMAALLDVPKEQYEAAELDGASAWHRFRFVTLPNISPIVMFAVVTGVIQTMQYYTQPLVAGKVASGIIGGSGQQFEPGYPDKSTLTLPQLVYNLGFQRFDYGSACVVALVLFALSMVFTAFLMRRRGGLIQAGD; encoded by the coding sequence ATGTCCACGCTCACTCTGCGTGCGAAGCGCCGCCGGTCGGCGCTTCGCACGGCCGCCTTCATGTCGCCGTGGCTGATCGGCTTCAGCGTTTTCTTCGCGTATCCGCTGATCTCGACCGTGTACTTCTCGTTCATGAAGTACGACGGCTTCGGTGTCCCCGAGTTCAGGGGTCTGGAGAACTGGAACTACGTCTTCAACGACTACCCCATGTTCTGGCCCGCGCTGCGCAACACCCTGTGGCTGGTGCTCGTCATGGTCACCCTCCGGGTCGCGTTCGGCCTGGGCATCGGCCTGTTGATCACGAAGATCAAGACGGGCACGGGTGTGTTCCGCACGCTCTTCTACCTGCCCTACCTCGCGCCGCCCGTCGCGGCGACGCTGGCCTTCGTCTTCCTGCTCAACCCGGGCACCGGGCCGGTCAACTCGGTCCTCGGCGACCTCGGACTGCCGACGCCCGGCTGGTTCACGGACGCCGCGTGGTCCAAACCCGCCCTCACCATGCTGGCCCTCTGGGGCGTCGGCGACCTGATGGTCATCTTCATGGCCGCGCTGCTCGACGTACCGAAGGAGCAGTACGAGGCCGCCGAGCTGGACGGCGCGTCCGCCTGGCACCGGTTCCGGTTCGTGACGCTGCCGAACATCTCGCCCATCGTCATGTTCGCGGTGGTCACCGGCGTGATCCAGACGATGCAGTACTACACACAGCCACTCGTCGCGGGGAAGGTCGCCTCCGGGATCATCGGCGGCTCGGGCCAGCAGTTCGAACCGGGATACCCCGACAAGTCGACGCTCACCCTGCCGCAGCTCGTCTACAACCTCGGCTTCCAGCGCTTCGACTACGGCTCCGCGTGCGTGGTGGCGCTGGTGCTGTTCGCCCTGTCCATGGTGTTCACCGCGTTCCTGATGCGGCGCCGGGGCGGTCTCATCCAGGCAGGTGACTGA
- a CDS encoding ABC transporter substrate-binding protein produces the protein MPGMPRKAVLAAASIALLTTACTGQSDTGATDDPNASTTITFWHGWSAPAEVKAIQANIDRFEKEHPNIKVKVVGNINDDKLNQALRAGGSKGPDVVSSFTTSNIGKFCSSGAFADLKPFIEKSKLDLDKIIPKPMLEYTQFEGTRCAMPLLGDAYGLYYNKDAFEKAGIKAPPKTWSEFTEVAKKLTKSKGDSYEQLGFMPNYHGYETVVDHYMSQWDHAYFDKDGKSSIAEDPAFAEMFTYQKKLVEGLGGFQKLEKYRNTFGDEWGAKHPFQTGQVAMQLDGEWRLGMAKDAGVKFDIGTAPMPVADDEVDEYGKGFLSGTIMGIAPQSKKQNAAWELVKYMTTDTAAVVAFANAIHNVPSTFAALKSPDLTVDPGFKTFLDIAQNPHSNTPPASVNGSTYQTTLQDFGYQYESGKAKDLKAGLKKTADQIDRDIEQAK, from the coding sequence ATGCCCGGAATGCCCAGGAAAGCGGTGCTCGCCGCCGCCTCGATAGCCCTTCTCACCACCGCCTGCACCGGCCAGTCGGACACCGGCGCCACGGACGACCCGAACGCGTCGACCACGATCACGTTCTGGCACGGCTGGAGCGCTCCCGCCGAGGTCAAGGCCATCCAGGCGAACATCGACCGGTTCGAGAAGGAACACCCCAACATCAAGGTGAAGGTCGTCGGCAACATCAACGACGACAAGCTCAACCAGGCGCTGCGCGCGGGTGGTTCCAAGGGCCCGGACGTGGTGTCGTCGTTCACCACGTCCAACATCGGCAAGTTCTGTTCGTCCGGCGCCTTCGCCGACCTCAAGCCGTTCATCGAGAAGTCGAAGCTCGACCTCGACAAGATCATCCCCAAGCCGATGCTGGAGTACACCCAGTTCGAGGGCACGCGCTGCGCGATGCCGCTGCTGGGCGACGCGTACGGCCTCTACTACAACAAGGACGCGTTCGAGAAGGCGGGCATCAAGGCGCCGCCGAAGACGTGGTCCGAGTTCACCGAGGTCGCCAAGAAGCTGACGAAGTCCAAGGGCGACTCGTACGAGCAGCTCGGCTTCATGCCGAACTACCACGGCTACGAGACCGTCGTGGACCACTACATGTCGCAGTGGGACCACGCCTACTTCGACAAGGACGGCAAGTCCAGCATCGCCGAGGACCCGGCCTTCGCCGAGATGTTCACGTACCAGAAGAAGCTCGTCGAGGGCCTCGGCGGCTTCCAGAAGCTGGAGAAGTACCGCAACACGTTCGGCGACGAGTGGGGCGCCAAGCACCCCTTCCAGACCGGCCAGGTGGCCATGCAGCTCGACGGCGAGTGGCGGCTCGGGATGGCCAAGGACGCGGGCGTGAAGTTCGACATCGGCACGGCTCCCATGCCCGTCGCCGACGACGAGGTCGACGAGTACGGCAAGGGCTTCCTCTCCGGCACGATCATGGGGATCGCGCCGCAGAGCAAGAAGCAGAACGCGGCCTGGGAGCTGGTGAAGTACATGACGACCGACACCGCGGCCGTCGTCGCCTTCGCCAACGCCATCCACAACGTGCCGTCCACGTTCGCCGCGCTGAAGTCGCCCGACCTGACGGTCGACCCCGGTTTCAAGACCTTCCTGGACATCGCGCAGAACCCGCACTCCAACACCCCGCCGGCGTCCGTCAACGGCTCGACGTACCAGACGACCCTCCAGGACTTCGGCTACCAGTACGAGTCCGGCAAGGCGAAGGACCTGAAGGCCGGTCTGAAGAAGACGGCCGACCAGATCGACCGTGACATCGAGCAGGCGAAGTAG
- a CDS encoding ROK family transcriptional regulator, which translates to MAGTAGTPGTPRVLRAMNDRAALDLLLEHGPLSRTRIGKLTGLSKPTASQLLARLEAAGLVLVTGTSEGRPGPNAQLYAVNPAAAYAAGLDVTPERILAAVADVTGRTVGEYELLTPGRRAGQTVVRQVTDALDGAVKAAGLVRADIQRLVIGTPGAFDPNTGRLRYASHLPGWHSPALLDELAAALPMPVEYENDVNLVAIAEQRLGAARGHEDFVLLWNEGGLGAALVLGGRLHRGWTGGAGEVGFLPVPGAPLVRHVTKANSGGYQELAGSQAIPKLARELGIQPLPTGPYAEVAASLVEQAADINAGAHRQLLETYATGLATGLASLVSVLDPELVVLSGASLTRGGELLRALVQAELEELAASRPRLVVGDVDEHPVLRGALESALAATRDEAFDTSR; encoded by the coding sequence ATGGCAGGAACCGCCGGTACGCCGGGCACCCCTCGCGTTCTGCGCGCCATGAACGACCGTGCCGCACTCGATCTCCTGCTGGAGCACGGGCCGTTGTCCCGGACCCGGATCGGCAAGCTGACCGGCCTGTCGAAGCCGACCGCTTCGCAGCTGCTGGCCCGGCTGGAGGCGGCGGGGCTCGTCCTCGTCACCGGCACCAGCGAGGGCCGGCCGGGGCCCAACGCACAGCTGTACGCGGTGAACCCGGCCGCCGCCTACGCCGCCGGTCTCGACGTGACGCCCGAGCGGATCCTCGCCGCCGTCGCCGATGTGACGGGGCGGACGGTGGGAGAGTACGAACTGCTCACCCCCGGCCGTCGCGCCGGCCAGACCGTCGTACGGCAGGTCACCGACGCCCTCGACGGCGCGGTGAAGGCGGCGGGGCTGGTCCGGGCCGACATCCAGCGGCTCGTCATCGGCACCCCCGGCGCGTTCGACCCCAACACGGGACGGCTGCGCTACGCCTCCCACCTTCCCGGGTGGCACTCCCCCGCCCTGCTCGACGAGCTCGCGGCCGCACTGCCGATGCCCGTCGAGTACGAGAACGACGTCAACCTCGTCGCCATAGCCGAGCAGCGGCTCGGTGCGGCCCGGGGCCACGAGGACTTCGTCCTGCTGTGGAACGAGGGCGGTCTCGGTGCCGCGCTCGTCCTCGGCGGACGCCTGCACCGCGGCTGGACCGGCGGCGCGGGCGAGGTCGGCTTCCTCCCCGTACCCGGCGCGCCGCTCGTCCGGCACGTCACCAAGGCCAACAGCGGCGGCTACCAGGAGCTGGCCGGCTCCCAGGCCATCCCGAAACTGGCCCGCGAACTCGGCATCCAGCCCCTGCCCACCGGGCCGTACGCCGAAGTCGCCGCCTCGCTCGTCGAGCAGGCGGCGGACATCAACGCGGGGGCCCACCGGCAGCTCCTGGAGACGTACGCGACGGGGCTCGCCACCGGTCTCGCCTCGCTCGTCTCCGTCCTCGACCCCGAACTCGTCGTCCTCAGCGGGGCCTCGCTCACCAGGGGCGGCGAACTGCTGCGCGCCCTGGTGCAGGCCGAGCTGGAGGAGCTGGCCGCATCCCGGCCGCGCCTCGTGGTCGGCGACGTCGACGAACACCCCGTGCTGCGCGGCGCGTTGGAGAGCGCGCTCGCGGCCACCCGCGACGAGGCCTTCGACACCTCGCGCTGA
- a CDS encoding mechanosensitive ion channel family protein, whose translation MFLSVLSAADPTEEPTSPTLQDAQEGATNAASWVEQNWSTWLSIGLRVLLILVIAAVLRVVIRRTITKFIDRMNRTAQAVDGTALGGLLVNVERRRQRSQAIGSVLRSVASFAIMSTAALMILGTFEINLAPLLASAGVAGVAIGFGARNLVTDFLSGVFMILEDQYGVGDTVDAGVASGEVIEVGLRVTKLRGDNGEIWYVRNGEVKRIGNLSQGWATAGVDVTVHPSENLDRVKTLLNQVGEDMSKAEPWNERLWGPIEVLGLDSVLLDSMVVHVSAKTMPGKALSVERELRWRIKHALDAAGIRIVGGLPTQLDEDTAPDPTAGMAAPSAYSNSASPQSQTASPIAPAAVPTNVTK comes from the coding sequence GTGTTCTTGTCCGTCCTGTCGGCCGCCGATCCCACCGAGGAACCGACGTCGCCAACGCTCCAGGACGCCCAGGAAGGCGCGACGAACGCCGCGAGCTGGGTCGAGCAGAACTGGTCCACATGGCTCAGCATCGGCCTGCGCGTGCTGCTGATCCTGGTGATAGCGGCCGTGCTGAGAGTGGTCATACGGCGGACCATCACGAAGTTCATAGACCGCATGAACCGTACGGCCCAGGCGGTCGACGGGACGGCCCTCGGCGGCCTCCTGGTCAATGTCGAGCGCCGCCGCCAGCGCTCCCAGGCCATCGGTTCGGTGCTCCGCTCGGTCGCGTCCTTCGCGATCATGAGTACGGCCGCGCTGATGATCCTCGGCACGTTCGAGATCAACCTGGCCCCGCTGCTGGCCTCCGCGGGTGTGGCGGGCGTGGCCATCGGTTTCGGCGCCCGCAACCTGGTCACGGACTTCCTCTCCGGCGTCTTCATGATCCTGGAGGACCAGTACGGCGTCGGCGACACGGTCGACGCGGGCGTGGCCTCCGGCGAGGTCATCGAGGTGGGCCTGCGCGTCACCAAGCTCCGCGGCGACAACGGCGAGATCTGGTACGTCCGAAACGGCGAGGTCAAGCGCATCGGCAACCTCTCCCAGGGCTGGGCCACGGCCGGTGTCGACGTGACGGTCCACCCCTCGGAGAACCTGGACCGGGTGAAGACCCTCCTCAACCAGGTCGGCGAGGACATGAGCAAGGCCGAGCCCTGGAACGAACGCCTCTGGGGCCCCATCGAGGTTCTCGGCCTCGACAGCGTCCTGCTCGACTCGATGGTCGTCCACGTCTCCGCGAAGACGATGCCGGGCAAGGCGCTCAGCGTGGAGCGCGAACTGCGCTGGCGCATCAAGCACGCGCTGGACGCGGCCGGTATCCGTATCGTCGGCGGCCTCCCCACCCAGCTGGACGAGGACACGGCCCCCGATCCGACGGCGGGCATGGCGGCCCCGTCGGCCTACTCCAACTCCGCGTCCCCCCAGTCGCAGACGGCGTCCCCCATAGCTCCGGCGGCGGTCCCGACGAATGTGACGAAGTAG